The Vitis riparia cultivar Riparia Gloire de Montpellier isolate 1030 chromosome 3, EGFV_Vit.rip_1.0, whole genome shotgun sequence genome includes a region encoding these proteins:
- the LOC117909775 gene encoding uncharacterized protein LOC117909775 isoform X1, giving the protein MPIRRKLEEAVPILLPLLDEMMKGLNKEDPAFVRLEEIRGYFEGKKVLFPNLKTVEDELLQKFTVLEEEIDNSKYTNTDAPQGTPRHSSVRLDSIVNIFNSIADLIKKFQSLQIESTDTSRKEAESAAHEAEISEEWSALKMKLCLLCFSIFPANSVIKKRPLVYWWIGEGLVAKTKDKTAMEEGDRIFGELINKGFLIAQYKPRDEGQDKNPIVDSCKMHSWIRLMLIRIARDAELFDSDAPGPGPGTRSRSMCLVPPTYNVSAGGPPQQPANPATVTEAGAGPDTSRLLTLFNVNEQYLNIPHDWFSKENKIVVLQLGRWRDSAKHHNEVENEDHKEVENEDHIEVENEDFLKALGTKKHLKYLSLRGISRITEIPSTIRKLINLEILDLRACHNLEKLPSDISPLKKLTHLDISECYLLESMPKGLDKLSSLQVLKGFVVATSRKGPGRLGDVAGLKKLRKLSIYIPSDAYIEEAELSKLKEVSALRILSITWGGGRGGGGRVQAETEPSGKPTTIDRKKSFASKKDRHQVQRTDIKTMGSLSFPQKLEKLDLWCIPCETKPAWLNPDELKSLKKLYIRGGKLHSLGFEGNNKKWNVRILRLKYLHDLHVDEEQLRGDFPRLIHLEIKDKIMEGKGEDEHGGSSQQQQDQVLNN; this is encoded by the exons ATGCCGATCCGAAGAAAACTTGAGGAAGCTGTGCCAATTCTGCTTCCCCTTCTGGATGAAATGATGAAAGGTCTCAACAAGGAAGACCCTGCGTTTGTTAGATTGGAAGAGATCAGAGGGTACTTTGAGGGGAAGAAAGTTTTGTTCCCTAATCTCAAGACCGTGGAAGACGAGCTCCTGCAGAAATTCACTGTACTTGAAGAAGAAATCGACAACTCTAAGTATACTAATACTGATGCCCCCCAAGGCACTCCCAGACATTCTTCCGTGAGGCTTGATTCCATTGTAAACATATTCAACAGCATAGCcgatcttattaaaaaattccaatCCTTGCAGATAGAAAGCACGGACACGTCCCGAAAAGAAGCCGAGTCAGCGGCCCATGAGGCGGAGATTTCAGAAGAATGGTCTGCATTAAAG ATGAAGCTCTGCCTGCTATGTTTCTCCATATTTCCGGCCAATTCGGTAATAAAAAAGAGGCCCTTGGTTTATTGGTGGATTGGGGAGGGTTTGGTGGCCAAAACCAAGGACAAGACTGCAATGGAAGAGGGAGATAGAATCTTTGGAGAGCTGATCAACAAGGGCTTTCTAATTGCACAATACAAGCCACGCGACGAAGGCCAAGACAAGAATCCCATTGTGGATAGCTGTAAAATGCACTCTTGGATTCGCCTTATGTTGATCAGGATTGCTAGAGATGCTGAGTTGTTTGATTCTGATGCCCCTGGCCCAGGCCCAGGCACCAGATCACGCAGCATGTGTTTGGTTCCTCCGACCTACAATGTTTCTGCAGGGGGTCCTCCACAACAACCAGCTAATCCAGCCACAGTCACAGAAGCAGGAGCGGGTCCTGATACAAGTCGTTTATTGACTTTGTTCAATGTGAATGAGCAATATCTCAATATCCCCCATGACTGGTTTTCAAAGGAGAACAAAATTGTGGTTCTTCAGCTTGGGAGGTGGAGGGATTCAGCCAAGCACCACAATGAAGTAGAAAATGAAGACCacaaagaagttgaaaatgaagACCACATAGAAGTCGAAAATGAAGACTTCTTGAAAGCTTTGGGGACCAAGAAGCACTTGAAGTATCTCAGCCTGCGAGGAATTTCAAGAATCACTGAAATACCTTCCACAATCCGTAAACTCATTAATCTTGAAATACTGGATCTCAGGGCATGTCACAATCTGGAGAAACTACCATCTGACATTTCACCTTTGAAGAAGCTGACGCATTTAGATATATCAGAGTGCTACTTGCTAGAGAGCATGCCCAAGGGCCTGGACAAGCTGAGTTCCCTCCAAGTGCTCAAGGGTTTTGTGGTAGCAACTTCAAGAAAGGGTCCTGGCAGGCTTGGAGATGTTGCTGGCCTGAAGAAACTTAGAAAGCTGAGTATATATATCCCAAGTGACGCTTACATTGAAGAGGCAGAGCTTAGTAAGTTGAAGGAGGTTTCAGCTCTTCGCATTCTATCAATAACATGGGGAGGAGGacgaggaggaggaggaagagtgCAGGCTGAAACTGAACCATCAGGAAAGCCAACAACCATAGATAGGAAAAAATCTTTCGCCTCAAAAAAGGACCGTCACCAAGTGCAGAGGACAGACATAAAGACGATGGGGTCCTTATCCTTTCCTCAAAAGTTAGAGAAACTGGATCTTTGGTGTATCCCTTGTGAAACCAAGCCAGCTTGGTTAAATCCTGATGAGTTAAAGAGTTTAAAAAAGCTCTACATTAGGGGAGGAAAGCTTCATAGTTTGGGTTTTGAGGGGAATAACAAGAAGTGGAATGTTCGGATTTTGCGTTTGAAATATCTACATGATTTGCATGTAGATGAGGAACAATTGCGGGGTGACTTCCCACGCCTCATTCACTTGgagataaaagataaaatcatGGAAGGCAAAGGGGAGGATGAGCATGGAGGCAGCAGCCAGCAGCAGCAGGACCAGGTCCTGAACAACTGA
- the LOC117909775 gene encoding probable disease resistance protein At1g15890 isoform X2 — protein sequence MPPKIESTDTSRKEAESAAHEAEISEEWSALKVEDLILGSPAMSCLQLNYNILDVQMKLCLLCFSIFPANSVIKKRPLVYWWIGEGLVAKTKDKTAMEEGDRIFGELINKGFLIAQYKPRDEGQDKNPIVDSCKMHSWIRLMLIRIARDAELFDSDAPGPGPGTRSRSMCLVPPTYNVSAGGPPQQPANPATVTEAGAGPDTSRLLTLFNVNEQYLNIPHDWFSKENKIVVLQLGRWRDSAKHHNEVENEDHKEVENEDHIEVENEDFLKALGTKKHLKYLSLRGISRITEIPSTIRKLINLEILDLRACHNLEKLPSDISPLKKLTHLDISECYLLESMPKGLDKLSSLQVLKGFVVATSRKGPGRLGDVAGLKKLRKLSIYIPSDAYIEEAELSKLKEVSALRILSITWGGGRGGGGRVQAETEPSGKPTTIDRKKSFASKKDRHQVQRTDIKTMGSLSFPQKLEKLDLWCIPCETKPAWLNPDELKSLKKLYIRGGKLHSLGFEGNNKKWNVRILRLKYLHDLHVDEEQLRGDFPRLIHLEIKDKIMEGKGEDEHGGSSQQQQDQVLNN from the exons ATGCCCCCCAAG ATAGAAAGCACGGACACGTCCCGAAAAGAAGCCGAGTCAGCGGCCCATGAGGCGGAGATTTCAGAAGAATGGTCTGCATTAAAGGTGGAGGATCTCATTCTTGGCTCCCCAGCAATGTCTTGTCTGCAGTTGAATTATAACATTCTTGATGTTCAGATGAAGCTCTGCCTGCTATGTTTCTCCATATTTCCGGCCAATTCGGTAATAAAAAAGAGGCCCTTGGTTTATTGGTGGATTGGGGAGGGTTTGGTGGCCAAAACCAAGGACAAGACTGCAATGGAAGAGGGAGATAGAATCTTTGGAGAGCTGATCAACAAGGGCTTTCTAATTGCACAATACAAGCCACGCGACGAAGGCCAAGACAAGAATCCCATTGTGGATAGCTGTAAAATGCACTCTTGGATTCGCCTTATGTTGATCAGGATTGCTAGAGATGCTGAGTTGTTTGATTCTGATGCCCCTGGCCCAGGCCCAGGCACCAGATCACGCAGCATGTGTTTGGTTCCTCCGACCTACAATGTTTCTGCAGGGGGTCCTCCACAACAACCAGCTAATCCAGCCACAGTCACAGAAGCAGGAGCGGGTCCTGATACAAGTCGTTTATTGACTTTGTTCAATGTGAATGAGCAATATCTCAATATCCCCCATGACTGGTTTTCAAAGGAGAACAAAATTGTGGTTCTTCAGCTTGGGAGGTGGAGGGATTCAGCCAAGCACCACAATGAAGTAGAAAATGAAGACCacaaagaagttgaaaatgaagACCACATAGAAGTCGAAAATGAAGACTTCTTGAAAGCTTTGGGGACCAAGAAGCACTTGAAGTATCTCAGCCTGCGAGGAATTTCAAGAATCACTGAAATACCTTCCACAATCCGTAAACTCATTAATCTTGAAATACTGGATCTCAGGGCATGTCACAATCTGGAGAAACTACCATCTGACATTTCACCTTTGAAGAAGCTGACGCATTTAGATATATCAGAGTGCTACTTGCTAGAGAGCATGCCCAAGGGCCTGGACAAGCTGAGTTCCCTCCAAGTGCTCAAGGGTTTTGTGGTAGCAACTTCAAGAAAGGGTCCTGGCAGGCTTGGAGATGTTGCTGGCCTGAAGAAACTTAGAAAGCTGAGTATATATATCCCAAGTGACGCTTACATTGAAGAGGCAGAGCTTAGTAAGTTGAAGGAGGTTTCAGCTCTTCGCATTCTATCAATAACATGGGGAGGAGGacgaggaggaggaggaagagtgCAGGCTGAAACTGAACCATCAGGAAAGCCAACAACCATAGATAGGAAAAAATCTTTCGCCTCAAAAAAGGACCGTCACCAAGTGCAGAGGACAGACATAAAGACGATGGGGTCCTTATCCTTTCCTCAAAAGTTAGAGAAACTGGATCTTTGGTGTATCCCTTGTGAAACCAAGCCAGCTTGGTTAAATCCTGATGAGTTAAAGAGTTTAAAAAAGCTCTACATTAGGGGAGGAAAGCTTCATAGTTTGGGTTTTGAGGGGAATAACAAGAAGTGGAATGTTCGGATTTTGCGTTTGAAATATCTACATGATTTGCATGTAGATGAGGAACAATTGCGGGGTGACTTCCCACGCCTCATTCACTTGgagataaaagataaaatcatGGAAGGCAAAGGGGAGGATGAGCATGGAGGCAGCAGCCAGCAGCAGCAGGACCAGGTCCTGAACAACTGA
- the LOC117908760 gene encoding beta-ureidopropionase-like → MERREEENGKLEEAQPSTDGSICGFQSLHHLLKASLQPHLYQEVSRLLLGLNCGKPLENIALPESAKALSLEHGFDLQAYCFHADKEQLRESRIVRVGLIQNSIASPTTAPFLDQRGAIFEKLKPIIDAAGASGVNILCLQEAWTMPFAFCTREKRWSEFAEPVDGESTQFLQDLAQKYNMVIVSPILERDVKHGETIWNTAVIIGNNGNIIGKHRKNHIPRVGDFNESTYYMEGNTGHPVFETAFGKIAINICYGRHHPLNWLAFGLNGAEIVFNPSATVGELSEPMWPIEARNAAIANSYFVASINRVGTEIFPNPFTSGDGKPQHADFGHFYGSSHFSAPDASCTPSLSRYQDGLLISDMDLNLCRQLKDKWGFRMTSRYEMYAELLAQYIKPDFEPQVVSDPLLHKKSS, encoded by the exons atggagagaagggaagaggaaaatggaaaattggaAGAAGCCCAGCCCTCCACTGATGGTTCCATTTGCGGGTTCCAATCTCTTCATCACCTCCTCAAAGCTTCTCTCCAACCCCACCTCTATCAG gAAGTTAGCAGACTACTTCTGGGCCTGAACTGTGGAAAACCACTTGAAAACATTGCTCTGCCAGAGTCTGCTAAGGCTCTCTCTTTGGAGCATGGTTTCGATCTTCAG GCTTACTGCTTTCATGCTGATAAAGAGCAACTGAGAGAGAGCCGAATAGTTAGAGTTGGTCTTATTCAGAACTCTATTGCTAGTCCAACTACAGCACCCTTTTTGGACCAAAGAGGGGCCATCTTTGAGAAACTGAAGCCTATCATTGATGCAGCTGGTGCTTCAGGAGTAAACATATTATGCTTGCAA GAGGCATGGACAATGCCCTTCGCATTTTGTACTCGAGAGAAGAGGTGGAGTGAATTTGCTGAGCCTGTTGATGGAGAATCAACACAATTTCTTCAGGATCTTGCCCAGAAATATAACATGGTCATAGTGAGTCCAATTCTCGAGAGGGATGTTAAACATGGCGAAACTATCTGGAATACTGCTGTTATAATTGGAAACAATGGAAACATCATTGGCAAGCATCGGAAG AACCATATACCTCGGGTTGGTGACTTCAATGAGAGCACCTATTATATGGAAGGGAACACTGGGCATCCTGTGTTTGAGACAGCATTTGGAAAGATAGCCATTAATATATGTTATGGAAGGCACCATCCTTTGAATTGGTTAGCTTTTGGCTTGAATGGTGCAGAAATTGTTTTCAACCCCTCAGCTACTGTTGGCGAACTCAGTGAACCAATGTGGCCTATTGAG GCTCGCAATGCTGCAATAGCAAATAGTTACTTTGTTGCATCGATCAATCGCGTTGGGACTGAGATCTTCCCCAATCCATTCACTTCTGGTGATGGGAAGCCTCAACATGCAGATTTTGGGCATTTCTATGGATCCAGCCATTTTTCAGCACCAGATGCATCTTGCACACCGTCTCTCTCCCGTTACCAGGACGGCTTGTTGATATCAGACATGGACCTGAACCTCTGTAGGCAGCTGAAAGACAAGTGGGGGTTCCGAATGACTTCTCGGTATGAAATGTATGCAGAATTGCTTGCACAGTACATCAAACCGGACTTCGAGCCCCAAGTAGTTTCTGATCCCTTGTTGCATAAGAAGTCTTCATAG